The Pelmatolapia mariae isolate MD_Pm_ZW linkage group LG10_11, Pm_UMD_F_2, whole genome shotgun sequence genome includes a region encoding these proteins:
- the LOC134636341 gene encoding protocadherin beta-15-like — protein MDIRGAMKRLSGKWHVVYYLVLFICFLDAVWGQIRYSIPEELEHGAFVGNIAEDLGLDLDKLSARRFRIVSGTKKQYVEVNLENGVLFVNERIDREELCEQSLSCSFHLQVVIENPLELYRVEMEILDVNDNSPNFPWTEFNLDISESSAPGSRFPLESAQDLDVGSNSLRTYLLSVNEHFFLDIQTRSDGSKFAELVLQNPLDREQQSAHQMVLTAVDGGAPERSGTVQIDITVLDANDNAPVFDQSFYRVRLAENAPKGTVVIKLNASDLDEGSNADITYSFSGHAPIKVRQLFSVDSETGEIKVKGVIDYEKTRMHEIYVQAKDKGPSAVAVHCKVLVNVLDKNDNLPEVILTSVSTPVQEDAPPGTVIAVISVMDKDSGENGNVDCEIPHHVPFQLHSSFKNYYTLVTCDFLDREAVAEYNITLTARDMGSPPLFTRKTILVQVSDVNDNTPNFKQPSYTVYLTENNAPGASICAVTALDPDSGQNAYLSYSVLEGDIHGMPVSTYVSVNSDNGNIYALRSFDHEQLKNFQITVQAQDAGFPPLSSNVTMNIFILDQNDNAPVIVSHVPQNGTAPSETVPRSVDAGYLVTKISAEDADAGQNSRLFYEMLQATDPSLFSIALYTGEIRTIRQLVEKDPTRHRLVILVKDNGQPPLSATVSIILSVVDSLPDSPPDLGDLSLSPHHSTNFTLYLIVSLGAVSFTFLVAIIVLVAVRRLKGRPSNKESKFPSISCCCCCSRSEISTTTEVFKKSNLNVRMSTGASEVNSNGALPQVYCYKMCLTPESSKSDFMFLKPCSPVMSVQQNNAKSTDYLTSGWSALDHNELSNKRAATPNELKYSNKDWTWTNNQRNSAYKRYSSANMEGTLSRQPKFDSDGFSCSVAPQYWTWGNHMNDCKMPLQEGAAPNYSWTNKSTKPHPETPDYQHNVYIPGTTTGYSTLKLAPRGELDVYNTFSTFGKKKKFISNYEQSFDKDGSHISNSIFK, from the exons ATGGACATACGGGGCGCGATGAAAAGACTGAGTGGGAAATGGCATGTAGTCTACTATTTGGtgttgttcatttgtttcttgGATGCAGTCTGGGGACAGATACGTTACTCGATCCCAGAGGAACTAGAGCACGGAGCTTTTGTTGGCAATATTGCAGAAGACCTGGGTTTGGATTTGGATAAGCTCTCCGCGCGCAGATTCCGGATAGTCTCTGGCACTAAGAAGCAGTATGTGGAGGTAAATCTGGAAAATGGAGTTTTGTTCGTCAATGAAAGAATTGATCGCGAAGAACTGTGCGAGCAGAGTTTGTCCTGCTCTTTTCACTTGCAAGTGGTTATAGAAAATCCTCTGGAACTCTACAGGGTAGAGATGGAAATTTTGGACGTGAATGACAACTCCCCTAATTTCCCGTGGACCGAATTTAATCTGGACATATCAGAGTCCTCTGCGCCAGGTTCCCGTTTCCCACTTGAGAGCGCACAAGACTTGGACGTGGGATCCAACTCCCTCCGCACCTACTTGTTAAGTGTAAACGAACACTTCTTCTTGGATATACAGACGCGCAGTGACGGCAGTAAATTTGCAGAGCTAGTTCTGCAAAACCCGCTGGACAGAGAGCAGCAGAGTGCGCATCAGATGGTGCTCACGGCCGTGGATGGAGGCGCACCGGAGAGATCAGGCACTGTGCAAATTGACATCACTGTTCTGGACGCAAACGATAACGCGCCTGTGTTTGATCAGTCGTTTTACAGAGTGAGGCTGGCCGAAAACGCGCCCAAAGGTACAGTTGTTATAAAACTTAACGCTTCCGATCTTGACGAGGGTTCCAACGCTGATATCACCTATTCATTCAGTGGCCACGCTCCCATCAAGGTGCGCCAGCTTTTCAGCGTGGATTCAGAAACGGGGGAGATCAAAGTCAAAGGAGTGATAGATTATGAAAAGACCAGGATGCATGAAATTTATGTCCAGGCTAAAGATAAAGGCCCATCTGCCGTAGCAGTTCACTGTAAAGTGCTGGTCAACGTTTTGgataaaaatgacaacctcCCAGAAGTGATCTTAACATCTGTATCCACACCTGTGCAGGAGGACGCGCCTCCCGGGACGGTAATAGCCGTCATCAGCGTGATGGACAAAGACTCAGGTGAAAACGGGAACGTGGACTGCGAGATCCCCCATCACGTCCCATTTCAGCTCCACTCGTCATTTAAGAATTACTACACTTTGGTTACCTGCGATTTTTTGGATAGGGAGGCAGTCGCGGAGTACAACATCACTCTCACTGCCCGAGATATGGGTTCCCCTCCTTTATTCACCAGGAAAACAATTTTAGTGCAAGTGTCTGATGTGAACGACAACACGCCGAACTTTAAACAGCCTTCGTACACTGTGTATCTGACAGAGAATAACGCGCCGGGGGCGTCTATTTGTGCGGTGACTGCACTGGATCCCGATTCTGGTCAAAATGCGTACTTGTCATATTCAGTCCTAGAAGGTGACATACACGGAATGCCCGTGTCCACGTATGTGTCCGTAAACTCAGACAACGGTAACATTTACGCGCTGCGATCCTTTGATCACGAGCAACTCAAAAACTTTCAGATCACGGTTCAAGCTCAAGACGCGGGATTCCCGCCTCTGAGCAGCAACGTTACAATGAACATCTTCATTTTGGACCAAAACGACAATGCACCTGTTATAGTTTCACATGTTCCGCAAAACGGCACTGCCCCCAGCGAAACTGTGCCCAGATCAGTTGACGCCGGCTATCTTGTCACCAAAATCAGCGCGGAGGACGCAGATGCGGGTCAGAACTCGAGGCTTTTCTATGAGATGCTCCAAGCAACAGACCCGAGTTTGTTCAGCATTGCTCTTTACACGGGCGAAATCAGGACGATACGCCAGTTAGTGGAGAAAGACCCCACGAGGCATAGACTGGTCATTCTGGTGAAGGACAATGGTCAGCCACCCCTCTCGGCCACAGTTTCCATCATTCTGTCAGTGGTTGACAGCCTGCCAGATTCCCCGCCCGATCTGGGTGACCTGTCACTAAGCCCACATCACAGCACCAACTTTACACTGTACTTAATCGTGTCTCTCGGCGCAGTGTCCTTCACATTTCTAGTGGCTATTATCGTCCTCGTTGCGGTGAGGAGACTGAAAGGCAGACCTTCCAACAAAGAGTCCAAGTTCCCCTccatcagctgctgctgctgctgctctcgtTCAGAAATATCCACTACCACAGAGGTGTTCAAAAAGTCCAACTTAAATGTCCGCATGTCCACGGGCGCGTCAGAGGTAAACAGCAATGGCGCACTCCCCCAGGTCTATTGCTACAAAATGTGCCTGACACCCGAATCATCCAAAAGCGACTTCATGTTCCTAAAACCGTGCAGCCCGGTAATGTCAGTTCAGCAGAATAATGCCAAGAGCACAGACTACCTGACTTCTGGATGGAGCGCGCTGGACCACAATGAGCTGTCCAACAAAAGAGCAGCAACCCCAAACGAG CTCAAGTATTCAAACAAGGACTGGACGTGGACCAACAACCAGCGCAACTCGGCATACAAGAG GTATAGCTCAGCAAATATGGAGGGCACGCTTTCACGCCAACCAAAATTTGACTCTGATGGGTTTTCCTGCTCTGTGGCACCACAGTACTGGACTTGGGGGAACCACATGAATG ACTGCAAGATGCCTCTTCAAGAGGGAGCAGCTCCAAACTATTCATGGACTAACAAGTCCACAAAGCCTCATCCTGAAACACCGGACTACCAGCACAATGTGTACATTCCGGGCACCACAACTGGATACAGCACTCTGAAGCTGGCACCAAGAGGAGAACTGGACGTATACAACACCTTCTCCACttttggaaagaaaaagaaattcatCTCAAACTATGAACAATCTTTTGACAAAGATGGCAGTCATATAAGTAATTCTATATTTAAGTAA